A genome region from Marispirochaeta aestuarii includes the following:
- a CDS encoding sensor histidine kinase gives MIPAEKITILLVDDLAHSAEMTREALLGTGFSVLSSDTLPQAEDYLAKHKKIDIILLNLYMGGGKDGIRAASRFTRHYDAPLILMVPPEAAALIPMSRNIQTYGYVGTDSTADLLSVSIETALRLHSQRKADRDECKDSINYRSIINAMNESVWVIGFDENFIDFNETAVRQLGYSRKELSAMGPVDIDASMTRDSISELIRTAPEDKIQVFETSHKSKHGHTIPVEICSTLITYGGRRAILSIARDITERKKAEEQIASLLHEKEILLKEAHHRIKNNMGVIRSLLSIQSKLKSDKSCPEILQDAANRIQGMMVLYDKLYRSDSFTRLSIKVFLPSLIDDLRTQYSSGKAIETEIDIEDIVLDTKILSSIGIMISEMFTNSMKYAFTEKTDGRISLKAFRKDGTINIVYADDGIGLPAPDDLELVSGFGLELIKLLTKQIDGTIRVDSTGGTRYTLEFTV, from the coding sequence ATGATACCCGCCGAAAAAATAACAATTCTCCTGGTTGACGACCTGGCACACTCTGCCGAAATGACAAGAGAGGCCCTCCTTGGTACCGGCTTCAGTGTACTTTCCTCCGATACCTTGCCCCAGGCTGAAGACTACCTCGCAAAGCATAAGAAAATAGATATTATTCTGCTGAACCTGTACATGGGCGGCGGAAAGGATGGAATCCGCGCTGCATCCCGGTTTACCAGGCATTATGATGCACCGCTGATCCTTATGGTACCTCCCGAGGCTGCAGCGCTGATTCCCATGTCCAGGAATATACAAACCTACGGCTATGTCGGGACAGACAGCACAGCAGATCTCTTAAGCGTCTCAATTGAGACTGCTCTTCGTTTACACAGCCAGCGAAAAGCGGACAGGGACGAATGCAAGGATTCGATCAATTACCGTTCCATAATAAACGCCATGAATGAATCGGTATGGGTAATCGGCTTTGATGAAAATTTTATTGATTTCAACGAAACGGCTGTGCGTCAATTGGGGTATAGCCGCAAAGAGCTGAGTGCCATGGGTCCCGTTGATATTGATGCATCCATGACCAGAGATAGTATAAGCGAGCTCATTCGTACTGCCCCGGAAGACAAAATTCAGGTGTTTGAGACAAGCCATAAATCAAAACATGGACACACAATTCCGGTGGAAATTTGTTCCACCCTTATAACCTACGGCGGACGCCGGGCAATACTCAGTATCGCCCGGGACATTACGGAACGCAAGAAGGCGGAAGAGCAGATAGCTTCTCTTCTCCATGAAAAAGAAATCCTGCTTAAAGAGGCCCATCATCGTATAAAGAACAATATGGGTGTTATTCGGAGTTTATTATCAATTCAAAGTAAACTGAAAAGCGACAAATCATGCCCGGAAATCCTGCAGGATGCCGCAAACCGGATTCAGGGTATGATGGTTCTCTACGATAAGCTGTACCGTTCGGACAGCTTTACCAGGCTCAGTATCAAGGTTTTTCTACCCTCCCTTATCGATGACCTTCGAACACAATATTCCTCCGGAAAAGCGATTGAAACGGAGATAGATATTGAAGATATCGTACTGGACACGAAAATCCTCTCTTCCATCGGAATTATGATCAGTGAAATGTTTACCAACTCCATGAAATACGCCTTCACAGAAAAAACCGACGGAAGAATCTCCCTGAAGGCTTTCCGCAAGGATGGAACAATTAATATCGTCTATGCCGATGACGGAATCGGTCTGCCTGCACCTGACGACCTGGAGCTTGTATCAGGGTTTGGTCTTGAACTGATCAAACTGCTCACGAAGCAGATCGACGGAACCATACGTGTTGATTCCACCGGAGGTACCCGCTACACGCTTGAGTTTACGGTGTGA
- a CDS encoding GGDEF domain-containing protein yields the protein MIVISACAVYILLVLLSVLDSVRIVVNEPSNDFNFTGYLLGLFIIGFVLRLDWKLSFAVYTAGIGLFLTLYYFYSPRVLSIPSVLPFIAVNILVLYFSYSREKFYKILHEDKTDLLNQTFRDSLTQSFNRRYMKRAVHQSFAHKIGASVPFCCIFTDIDLFKDINDKYGHDTGDMILIEFSKILQTETRSMDSVIRYGGEEFLILLSNTRLEEARGIADRMRRGIEETSFCENRVNVTASFGVTEADDRDTEESIIQRADSLLYKAKREGRNRVCAG from the coding sequence TTGATTGTTATTTCCGCTTGTGCAGTTTATATACTGCTTGTGCTGCTCTCGGTATTGGATTCGGTTCGGATTGTAGTCAATGAACCGTCTAATGATTTCAACTTTACCGGGTATCTTTTAGGTCTTTTTATTATAGGTTTTGTTCTGCGCCTGGACTGGAAGCTTTCCTTTGCCGTCTATACAGCAGGTATCGGTCTTTTTCTGACGCTCTACTATTTCTATTCTCCCCGTGTTCTTTCCATACCATCGGTGTTACCCTTTATTGCAGTGAACATTCTCGTCCTCTATTTTTCCTATTCCCGGGAAAAGTTCTATAAAATTCTCCATGAGGACAAGACTGATTTGTTGAATCAGACATTCAGGGACAGTCTTACACAGAGTTTCAACCGCAGATATATGAAACGGGCTGTACATCAGAGCTTTGCCCATAAGATAGGAGCAAGCGTTCCGTTCTGCTGTATTTTCACAGATATCGATTTATTCAAAGATATAAACGATAAGTATGGACATGATACAGGTGACATGATTCTCATTGAATTCTCAAAGATATTGCAGACCGAAACCAGGAGTATGGACTCAGTGATACGATATGGGGGTGAGGAATTTCTGATTCTTCTTTCGAACACCCGGCTGGAAGAGGCCAGGGGAATTGCTGATCGCATGCGGCGCGGTATCGAGGAAACCAGTTTCTGTGAAAACAGAGTCAATGTAACCGCAAGCTTTGGTGTTACAGAGGCAGATGACAGGGATACGGAAGAAAGCATCATTCAGAGAGCGGATTCCCTGCTTTACAAGGCGAAACGGGAAGGGAGAAACAGGGTCTGTGCAGGATAA
- the pepF gene encoding oligoendopeptidase F: MSHTIPKREEINEAYTWDLGGLFPSSRDWEESLEEFTGQIKKIESFKGSLGNSAEHLSRVLETLIQHEELGERLGSYAYLRTSEDGGSDEHQARFARFMRAATESNSAMSYFRPEILALPDTVMEGFLQDPGVAEYSIMLGKMLRFKPHTLGEKEERLLSMQSEANQTASKSFKALTDVDLDFGEIETEEGPKPLTQSTFSAFLMDPDRNLREKAYRQFYGHYQAHKNTLAALYSGSVHLDIYRAKVRNYPSARAAALFPDKVDEEVYDNLIAVIHENLPVLHRYYSLRREKLGIDTLRHWDVYVPLTPKIRVRHSYEEAVDTIIPALAPLGDEYCDTLKQGLLGRWVDRYENKGKRSGAFSAGSYHGEPYILMNYKDDVFRDVFTLAHEGGHSMHSWYSVRNNPFQHYDYTIFEAEVASTFNEQLLGKYLMDRAESEEMKSYLVGKQIDEIVATIFRQTMFAEFEHLVHKMGEEGTPLTLESLRSTYRRLMEEYFGPEMKLEEVSDIEGLRIPHFYRAFYVYKYATGLSAAIALADRVLSGGDREREDYLSFLKSGGSRYPLESLQLAGVDMSSPDPVRNAMKRFEGLVDKLGELQ, from the coding sequence ATGTCGCATACCATACCAAAGCGCGAAGAGATCAATGAAGCATATACCTGGGACCTGGGCGGACTTTTTCCGTCTTCCCGGGACTGGGAAGAATCCCTTGAAGAGTTTACCGGACAGATAAAAAAAATTGAATCCTTCAAAGGAAGCCTCGGGAACTCGGCGGAACACCTCTCCAGGGTCCTGGAAACACTGATTCAACACGAGGAGCTCGGGGAACGCCTCGGCTCCTATGCCTATCTGCGGACTTCGGAGGACGGAGGCAGTGATGAACACCAGGCACGTTTTGCCCGCTTTATGCGGGCTGCAACGGAATCGAACAGTGCCATGAGTTATTTCCGTCCCGAGATTCTCGCCCTTCCCGACACTGTCATGGAAGGTTTTCTGCAAGATCCCGGGGTCGCTGAATATAGCATTATGCTGGGCAAGATGCTCCGTTTCAAACCCCACACCCTGGGTGAAAAAGAGGAGCGCCTTCTTTCCATGCAGTCCGAGGCCAACCAGACTGCATCCAAAAGCTTCAAGGCCCTTACCGACGTGGATCTTGATTTTGGAGAAATTGAAACGGAGGAGGGACCGAAACCTCTTACCCAGAGCACCTTTTCGGCTTTTCTGATGGATCCTGACCGCAACCTGCGGGAAAAGGCCTACCGTCAGTTCTACGGGCATTACCAGGCCCATAAAAACACCCTGGCAGCCCTTTATTCCGGCAGCGTGCATCTGGATATCTACAGGGCGAAGGTAAGGAATTATCCCTCTGCCCGGGCTGCCGCTCTGTTTCCCGATAAGGTTGACGAGGAGGTCTACGATAACCTTATTGCGGTGATTCATGAAAACCTGCCGGTACTGCACCGGTACTACTCCCTTCGCAGGGAGAAACTGGGAATCGATACGCTGCGTCACTGGGACGTCTACGTTCCCCTTACGCCGAAAATACGTGTCCGGCACAGCTATGAAGAGGCTGTTGATACCATCATCCCGGCCCTTGCTCCCCTGGGAGATGAGTACTGCGACACCCTGAAACAGGGACTCCTCGGGCGCTGGGTCGACCGTTACGAAAACAAGGGAAAACGTTCCGGCGCCTTCTCTGCAGGCAGTTACCACGGAGAACCATACATCCTCATGAATTACAAGGATGATGTATTCAGGGACGTCTTTACCCTGGCCCATGAGGGCGGCCACTCAATGCACTCCTGGTACAGCGTACGGAACAACCCTTTTCAGCATTACGACTACACCATTTTTGAAGCCGAGGTTGCCTCCACCTTCAACGAACAGCTTCTGGGCAAATACCTGATGGACAGAGCTGAAAGCGAAGAGATGAAGTCCTATCTTGTGGGTAAACAGATAGACGAGATAGTCGCAACAATCTTCCGGCAGACCATGTTTGCGGAGTTCGAGCATCTGGTCCACAAAATGGGAGAAGAGGGCACTCCCCTTACCCTGGAATCTCTGCGAAGTACCTATCGCAGGCTTATGGAAGAATACTTCGGTCCCGAGATGAAGCTGGAAGAGGTTTCCGACATCGAAGGATTGAGGATTCCCCATTTTTACCGTGCTTTCTATGTATATAAATACGCCACCGGACTTTCCGCTGCCATCGCCCTCGCCGACAGGGTCCTGTCCGGAGGCGACCGTGAACGGGAGGACTACCTGTCATTCCTGAAGTCCGGAGGTTCCCGGTATCCTCTGGAATCCCTGCAGCTTGCCGGTGTGGATATGTCCTCGCCGGATCCCGTCAGAAACGCCATGAAGCGTTTTGAAGGGCTGGTCGACAAGCTGGGAGAACTGCAGTAA
- a CDS encoding class I SAM-dependent methyltransferase, whose translation MEWFEDDQFWLRFAPVMFDPQRWAETPGEVASIISMTCTEAGSRVLDSCCGVGRHSLEFARRGYQVTAIDRTRGYIEAARETAAAEELDIEFMLQDVRFFRRPDYYDLALNLFTSFGFFSDQQEELRYIENIRESLKPGGAFVIDVNGKEILSRDFVAAEEYEMDGYTVRGEYTIEDDFSTLNNIWSLKGPKENYNFRFSHRIYSALELKELLLNCGFESVCIKGGFDGRPYDHNAQRLISIARK comes from the coding sequence TTGGAGTGGTTTGAGGACGATCAATTCTGGCTGCGCTTTGCTCCCGTCATGTTTGATCCCCAGCGCTGGGCGGAAACCCCCGGAGAGGTTGCATCGATTATAAGCATGACCTGTACAGAAGCCGGCAGCAGGGTCCTCGATTCCTGCTGCGGTGTGGGTCGCCACTCCCTGGAATTCGCCCGCCGCGGTTACCAGGTAACCGCTATAGACCGGACCAGGGGCTACATTGAAGCAGCCCGGGAAACCGCGGCTGCAGAAGAGCTGGATATAGAGTTTATGCTGCAGGATGTACGGTTTTTCCGGAGACCGGATTACTACGACCTGGCCCTTAACCTGTTTACATCCTTCGGGTTCTTTTCCGATCAGCAGGAAGAGCTTCGTTATATAGAGAATATAAGGGAATCTCTAAAGCCCGGAGGAGCTTTTGTAATCGATGTTAACGGGAAGGAAATCCTGTCCAGGGACTTTGTAGCCGCCGAAGAGTATGAAATGGACGGCTACACGGTGCGGGGAGAATATACAATCGAAGATGATTTTTCCACCCTCAATAATATATGGAGCCTGAAGGGCCCGAAGGAAAATTACAATTTCCGGTTCTCCCACCGTATCTACTCGGCACTGGAACTGAAGGAACTCCTGTTGAACTGCGGTTTTGAAAGTGTCTGCATTAAAGGGGGATTTGACGGACGTCCCTATGATCATAACGCACAAAGGCTGATAAGCATTGCCAGAAAATAA
- the rdgB gene encoding RdgB/HAM1 family non-canonical purine NTP pyrophosphatase encodes MELLLATGNRHKRDEFQAILPEHRIVIPEDLGTSFECEETGASFCENSLIKAAFLHARAEGRPVIADDSGLCVEALDGAPGIRSARYGEDEGTSLSSQEKYELLLRNLQGKTNRNAAFVCSLVFYIDDLRYFIFQETCRGIIAEAPRGSGGFGYDPVFFIPETGRTMAELSEEEKNRISHRGKAGSALRKFLQSYGDDLGVV; translated from the coding sequence ATGGAATTATTACTGGCAACAGGCAACAGGCACAAACGGGATGAATTCCAGGCTATCCTGCCTGAGCACCGTATAGTGATACCCGAGGATCTGGGGACCTCTTTTGAATGTGAAGAGACGGGTGCGAGCTTCTGTGAAAACAGTCTTATCAAGGCTGCTTTTCTGCACGCCCGGGCAGAGGGTCGTCCGGTTATTGCCGATGATTCAGGCCTCTGCGTGGAAGCCCTGGACGGTGCTCCCGGCATCCGCTCCGCCCGCTACGGAGAAGATGAGGGAACGAGCCTCTCTTCACAGGAAAAGTACGAATTACTCCTGCGCAATCTTCAGGGAAAGACAAACCGAAATGCAGCTTTTGTCTGCTCCCTCGTTTTTTACATCGATGATTTACGGTATTTTATTTTTCAGGAAACCTGCCGGGGTATAATCGCCGAGGCTCCCCGGGGCAGCGGCGGTTTTGGCTATGATCCCGTTTTTTTCATACCTGAAACAGGAAGGACCATGGCGGAGCTTTCTGAAGAGGAGAAGAACAGGATCTCCCACCGGGGAAAAGCGGGTTCTGCACTGCGAAAATTCCTGCAGTCCTATGGAGATGATCTTGGAGTGGTTTGA
- a CDS encoding ACT domain-containing protein — protein MTIQQISVFLENKSGRLAEVTKTLGDAGVNMRAATIADTADFGILRIVVDNPHKALDALDKKGFTAKVTDVFAIELEDRPGGLAEIMELFHKTGVNIEYLYSSLENKNNKAVVIFKVDDTEHGNKIFREHKLTAIKNF, from the coding sequence ATGACAATACAGCAGATTTCCGTATTTCTGGAAAATAAATCCGGCCGTCTCGCGGAGGTAACCAAGACCCTGGGTGATGCCGGCGTGAATATGAGGGCCGCAACAATTGCCGATACCGCTGACTTCGGTATTTTACGGATAGTGGTAGACAATCCCCACAAAGCCCTGGACGCCCTGGATAAAAAGGGATTCACCGCAAAGGTTACCGACGTATTTGCCATTGAACTGGAGGACCGGCCGGGAGGACTTGCCGAGATTATGGAGCTCTTCCACAAGACCGGCGTCAATATTGAATATTTGTATTCATCCCTGGAAAACAAGAACAACAAGGCGGTGGTAATTTTCAAGGTTGACGATACTGAACATGGAAACAAGATTTTCAGGGAGCATAAATTAACGGCAATAAAGAATTTTTAG
- a CDS encoding phenylacetate--CoA ligase family protein, whose amino-acid sequence MVWDRSAEYRDPESLRALQLQRLQELVTRLYIRVPFYRRKFDEAGIRPSDINSLEDISKIPFTTKQELRETYPYGLLAVDESEIVEVHTSSGTTGTPVVGAYTRRDIETWSHAMARTLAMAGAGPGDVIQNAYGYGLFTGGLGVHYGARMLGANVIPISAGNTKRQLMIMRDFGTTLLTCTPSYSLFLAETAAEEGIDFRSLPLKAGCFGAEPWSDNMRREIENKLSLTAHDIYGLTEIIGPGVAAECEVQDGLHINEDFFYPEIINPETGEVLPPGEKGELVFTTLTKEGTPILRYRTRDITYLYRETCSCGRTTIKMHRLLGRTDDMLIIRGVNIFPSQIEEVLIRIEETQPHYQIVVDRGSTHLDEVEIRVEVEESFFSDETKGLERIRSKISEEIRSSLGIGAIIRLVEPKSLERSIGKATRVIDKRQI is encoded by the coding sequence ATGGTTTGGGACAGATCCGCTGAATACCGCGATCCGGAATCGCTTCGGGCACTGCAGCTCCAGCGACTGCAGGAACTGGTTACCCGGCTCTATATCCGGGTGCCCTTTTACCGGCGAAAGTTTGACGAGGCGGGGATTCGGCCTTCGGACATCAACAGTCTCGAGGATATTAGCAAAATACCCTTTACCACCAAGCAGGAGCTCAGGGAAACCTATCCCTACGGCCTGCTTGCGGTGGACGAATCGGAAATAGTCGAGGTTCATACCTCTTCGGGAACAACGGGAACCCCGGTAGTCGGAGCCTATACCCGGCGGGACATAGAAACCTGGTCCCACGCCATGGCCAGAACCCTCGCCATGGCCGGAGCAGGCCCCGGGGACGTTATACAGAACGCCTACGGCTACGGCCTTTTCACCGGAGGACTGGGCGTCCACTATGGGGCCAGGATGCTGGGAGCAAACGTTATTCCCATATCCGCCGGCAATACCAAGCGTCAGCTCATGATCATGCGGGACTTCGGCACCACCCTTCTGACCTGTACCCCCTCCTATTCGCTTTTTCTTGCAGAGACCGCGGCAGAGGAAGGCATAGACTTCAGGTCCCTGCCCCTGAAGGCCGGCTGCTTCGGGGCGGAACCATGGAGCGACAACATGCGGCGGGAGATCGAAAACAAGCTCAGCCTTACAGCCCATGATATCTACGGGCTTACCGAGATTATCGGCCCGGGGGTTGCAGCGGAATGCGAAGTCCAGGACGGGCTCCACATCAATGAAGATTTTTTCTATCCCGAGATAATAAATCCTGAAACCGGAGAGGTCCTTCCCCCGGGAGAAAAGGGAGAGCTGGTTTTTACAACCCTTACCAAGGAAGGTACCCCCATACTGCGCTACCGCACCCGGGATATCACCTATCTGTACCGGGAGACCTGTTCCTGCGGCAGAACAACAATAAAGATGCACCGCCTTCTGGGACGGACCGACGACATGCTGATAATCCGTGGGGTCAATATATTCCCCTCCCAGATTGAGGAAGTACTCATCCGGATTGAAGAAACCCAGCCCCATTATCAGATCGTCGTCGACCGCGGGAGTACTCATCTTGATGAGGTAGAGATCCGTGTTGAAGTGGAAGAGAGCTTCTTCAGCGACGAAACAAAGGGACTCGAGAGAATCCGCAGCAAGATTTCCGAAGAGATCCGCTCAAGTCTGGGAATCGGTGCGATTATCAGACTGGTGGAACCAAAATCCCTGGAGAGAAGCATCGGCAAAGCAACCCGTGTAATAGATAAACGGCAGATATAA
- a CDS encoding phenylacetate--CoA ligase family protein: MTAVETVPREELEKLQLARLRETVGHALKTPFYSRRLGGIGISRPEDIESLEDLKKIPYTSKDDLRSAFPYGMLSIPLDDVVRLHASSGTTGTPTVIYHNQHDLDAWTALSARSILCTGAQRRDVFQNMMTYGLFTGGLGLHYGAEAAGLLVIPASSGNTKRQFKLMKDFGTTVVHATPSYMLHLASRMEAEGIRLEDLALKKALVGAEPHSEDIRRKIEELFSIDVYNSYGLSEMNGPGVAFECVFKQGMHVWEDNYIMEIIDRESLDQVEDGEYGELVLTTLCRQATPLLRYRTRDITAVYPDKCPCGRTHRRIQRFTGRTDDMLIINGVNVFPSQIEEVIMAMPEIGTNYQIVVQKMGALDKLIVKTEVGKNIFTDDTRDLKALSSRIAENLKVSISINPTVELHEPGFLPVAEGKAVRVLDQRPRM, translated from the coding sequence ATGACGGCCGTCGAAACCGTTCCCAGGGAGGAGTTGGAAAAACTTCAACTTGCACGACTGCGGGAAACCGTGGGACATGCCCTCAAGACTCCTTTTTACTCCCGGCGTCTCGGTGGAATCGGCATAAGCAGGCCCGAAGACATCGAATCCCTGGAAGACCTGAAGAAAATACCTTACACGAGCAAGGATGACCTCAGAAGCGCCTTTCCCTACGGGATGCTCTCCATACCCCTGGACGATGTTGTGCGTCTGCATGCATCCTCCGGAACCACCGGAACGCCGACGGTCATCTATCATAATCAGCATGACCTCGATGCCTGGACCGCCCTTTCGGCCCGTTCCATTCTCTGTACCGGTGCACAGCGCAGGGATGTTTTTCAGAACATGATGACCTACGGCCTCTTTACCGGAGGCCTGGGACTCCATTACGGCGCGGAGGCTGCAGGTCTCCTGGTAATTCCCGCCAGTTCCGGCAACACCAAACGACAGTTCAAACTCATGAAGGACTTCGGCACAACCGTCGTCCATGCAACCCCCAGTTATATGCTGCATCTTGCCTCACGGATGGAGGCGGAAGGCATCAGGCTTGAGGATCTGGCCCTGAAAAAGGCGCTGGTGGGTGCGGAACCCCACAGTGAGGATATCCGCCGGAAGATCGAAGAGCTCTTTTCCATAGACGTGTACAATTCCTACGGCCTCAGCGAGATGAACGGTCCCGGGGTCGCCTTCGAATGTGTTTTCAAGCAGGGGATGCACGTGTGGGAAGACAACTACATCATGGAGATCATCGACCGCGAGAGCCTCGATCAGGTCGAGGACGGAGAATACGGCGAACTGGTGCTTACGACCCTGTGCCGTCAGGCCACCCCCCTCCTCCGCTACCGCACCCGGGACATCACCGCAGTATATCCGGATAAGTGTCCCTGCGGACGGACCCATCGCAGGATTCAGCGTTTTACCGGGCGCACCGACGATATGCTGATCATCAACGGCGTGAATGTTTTTCCCTCCCAGATCGAGGAGGTAATCATGGCCATGCCCGAGATAGGCACAAACTACCAGATTGTTGTTCAGAAGATGGGCGCTCTGGACAAACTGATTGTAAAAACCGAGGTCGGAAAAAACATTTTTACCGACGACACCAGAGACCTGAAGGCCCTGAGTTCCAGAATTGCAGAAAACCTGAAGGTCTCCATCAGTATCAATCCCACGGTGGAGCTTCATGAACCCGGTTTCCTGCCTGTTGCCGAGGGCAAGGCAGTACGGGTACTGGACCAACGCCCCAGAATGTAA
- a CDS encoding indolepyruvate oxidoreductase subunit beta has product MKYDIILAGVGGQGTLSVAAIIASAALKQGLTVRQSEIHGMSQRGGAVVSHLRLSDGPIDSDLIPLAGGDLLLSMEPLEALRHISYLSPSGSLISAAEGVENIPVYPGMDKIREEILSQPGARIVDARSIARESGSLKAVNIVMIGAASESIPISRENFIAAIDERFRSKGEKVQEANRRAFELSLAEACGAGS; this is encoded by the coding sequence ATGAAATACGACATAATTCTTGCAGGCGTCGGCGGACAGGGAACCCTGAGCGTCGCCGCCATCATAGCTTCCGCCGCCCTGAAGCAGGGGCTGACGGTCCGCCAGTCGGAAATTCACGGGATGTCCCAGCGCGGAGGAGCGGTGGTTTCGCACCTGCGCCTGTCCGACGGACCCATAGATTCGGACCTTATCCCTCTTGCGGGAGGAGATCTGCTCCTGAGCATGGAACCCCTGGAGGCCCTGCGGCACATCAGTTACCTCTCCCCTTCGGGGAGTCTCATCAGCGCCGCTGAGGGGGTGGAGAATATTCCGGTCTATCCCGGTATGGATAAAATCCGGGAAGAAATACTTTCCCAGCCCGGGGCACGGATTGTCGATGCCCGCAGCATTGCCCGGGAGTCCGGAAGCCTCAAGGCGGTTAACATCGTCATGATCGGAGCTGCTTCCGAATCAATACCCATAAGCAGGGAGAACTTCATTGCCGCCATCGACGAACGCTTCCGATCCAAGGGAGAAAAGGTGCAGGAGGCGAACCGCAGGGCCTTTGAACTCAGCCTGGCGGAGGCCTGCGGAGCCGGATCATGA